The genomic window AATGTTCAATCAAGACATGTTGAACAAAGCAGAGGCTATCCGCTGTATCCGTGTCCAGTCGCTTATCAATGAAGAATTCGGGTTCCTGGACAAGAACAAGCAAAAAGTCGATTTCCTTGCCTACTTCCGGACTAAGGCACGGGAAAAGTATGAGAAATGGGATTGTGTTTACAACCACTTCGAGAAATTTGTCGGCGGCAAATGCACCTTTGGCGATGTCACCGTGGAACTGTGCGAGAAGTTCAGGGATTACCTGCTCAAATGCAAACAGATCAATCATCCCAATGCTTACATCTCACGCAATTCGGCAGCCGGTTATTATTCTACCTTCCGAGCCCTGTTGAAGATAGCCTATAAAGAAAAGATGTTGCGCGAGAACTTGAACGACTTTCTGGAAAAAATCGAATGGAAAGAAGTCAAGAAAGAGTATCTGACACTTGATGAAGTCAAAAAACTGGCAGCAACACCATGCAAGATTCCAGTCTTGAAACAGGCATCCCTGTTTGCCTGCATGACTGGCCTCCGTATCAGTGATATTCTGAAACTGGACTGGCGCGATTTTGAGGTTGGCCCGGACCAAGGCTATTACATCCGTATCTGTACCGAGAAAACAGAAACCGAGGCCACACTCCCCATCAGTCAGGAGGCACTGGAGTTGTGCGGCGAATGGAGTACCGGAAAAGTCTTCAAAGGCTTAACCCGCTCCATGACCCATCATCCCTTGAAACAATGGATTACCGAAGCCGGAATCAGAAAACACATAACCTTCCACTGCTTTCGTCATTCATACGCCGTCATCCAAATCTCTTTAGGTACAGACATTTACACAGTGTCGAAGATGCTAACGCATAAGAATGTCACCACTACTCAAATCTATGCTGATTTGGTTAATTCCAAGAAGAGAGAGACGGCGAATAAGATTTCACTGAAATAGTATAAAGCTCTGTAACGTAAGACGAGTCCGACATGTGGTTAAAACCTAGTTGGACTCTTCTTTTTTATTCTATTGTGGCATAGATGGTATAGAAATAAGTACCATATCGAGGACAAATGCTGCCACTTTCTTGGATTTATAACATGGTATTTATGAAATGACATATATTTGCGCACAAACAATTAGCAAATATCACTATGAATCAGAAAAGTATAGAACATATAGCACTCTATTCCCTTGTCTTGGTAGGCACTCTTGTCGTTGGCGTTTTAGCTCGGCAGTTTGTTTTATCCAAAGGCGTTGACGATTTCAGTAGTAGTGTTGCATTTTTTGCAACAGTAATTGTCTTGATGGCGATTTATGCCAGTTTACAGACAACTTTTAATCAGTTTCTACTGTCACGCATAGAAACTTTTCTATTGCGTTTCTCTGCTTTTCAAACGATGAAAAATCACAATGATACCGTTTCTGTTCCGGAAGTCCCTACAAGCAAAGATTCAAACCAAACTACGTCTGATATCATTGAGTCTGCTCCTACCGCTGAAGAAACAATCTCTAAACCTTCAGAATATGAAGTTTTGCGAACCAATTCTATCGCAAAAAAGAATCGTGCTATTCAAACCAAATTGGAAAAGGTCATTAGCTATACGAAGCAAACAATGGTTGCCTATATGAGTGAAGAAGATCTCAACCGCCTATGCGCATACATTACTGAATATAGTACAGGCGATACCTTGCAAAAGATATCGCCTGTAAAGGTGGACTCTCAACTTAAAAGTATTGATATTATGCACTTTGGTTGGAATATTGGTAAGGCTTTTGGCAGAAAGCGTATTCATACTGCTATCTTTATCAAAAAGGTCTTTGCCGATGCCCTTCGTGACTTGGAAATTTCGACTATTGAGCGTAAAATGTCACATACAGAATCTAAATGTAAAATTATATTGAATAAGAAAATAGAATAATTATATTTTATTCTTTACATATACATGCTTAATACTTGGAATGTTAGTGTCCCTTTTTTCAATTTCGAATTTGTCACTGTATTTCTCTATCAATGCTGTCAACTTAAGGAAACCATAATTTCTTGAATCAAAATCAGGTTTTTTCTTCAACATTAAACTACCAACATTAGCTAAGAATGCCCACCCATTATCATCGGCTAAATCATTAATTGATTGCTTCAATAATTCAACAATATCTTCCTTAGGCGCAATTGTAGACTCATTATCCGTAGTATCTTTTATATCCCCACCAAGGATTTCAATATAAACGAATTTATCACATGAAACTATAAAAGGATTAGGTGTTTTCTTCTCCCCCATACCAAGAACGAACTTTCCAGATTCTCGTAATCTGACAGCCAAACGTGTGAAGTCGCTATCACTAGAAACGATACAAAAACCATCGACTTTATCTGTATGTAAAATATCCATTGCATCAATAATCATGGCAGAATCTGTAGCATTTTTACCAGTGGTATAACTGTATTGTTGAATCGGAGTAATTGCATAATCCAATAATATAGATTTCCAACCTGCAACTGTAGGTTTTGTCCAATCTCCATATATTCGCTTAATTGTTAATATCCCATACTTTGCAATTTCTTCTAACATTCCTTTAATATTGGCGTATGGAACATTGTCTGCATCAATAAGTACTGCTAATTTTTGTTCTTTACTATTCATAGCTCTATAAATTTAATGGCATGTCAGTTACAAAGTTATGAAAATAAATAGTATAAACAATCTATCACCACCAAAAGTTATCTCACAGTTATATTCCGGTGATGTTTCCCACCATCAAAACACCAATTTCCTTTGCCAGCGAACAATTAAAAACGAGTACGTATGGCAAACGAACAAATCACATTTGATAAGCTGCCGCAGGCGGTAGGTTATCTCACAGAACAGATGGAACAAATCCGGCAAATGGTGGCGGCACTGCAACCGCAGGCTTCTTCCGACAAACACCGTCTTATTGAAATTGACGAAGCCTGTAAAATCACACGAAAGGCAAAGCCTACCATTTACACGCTTGCGCGTAAAGGACTGATTCCAGCCTATAAAAAAGGTAAGAAACTCTACTTCTATGAAGATGAGCTGCTGCAATGGATTGAGTCAGGACGCAAGCAGATGCAGGCCATCTCACTTCAGGAACAGGCTGCGGAGATAGTACATGGAGCGAAACGCAAACCAAAGGGAGGTTATAACTTTTGATCTGCACGGCTATGGAAACCTCCAAATTAACAGCAGAAGGTATTATCGGCGAGGCTGTGCGCATCGGAGCCAAGATGTCCGGCGGTAAGTTCCCGATAGAAGTCTTTCCTATCAGGATTCAGCGTATCATCAGCAGTTTGCACGATTGTCAGGGCTATCCCGTGGATTATGTTGCTGCGGCTATCCTTGCAGCCATTGCCGTGGGGATTGGCAACTCCCATCTGGTGCAGGTGAAGCGCAACTGGCTGGAAAGTCCTATTCTGTACATGGCACTGATTGGACGTCCTGGAGCCAATAAAAGTCATCCGCTGAGTTTCGCTTTCCAGCCGTTCATTGAACATGACTATTGTCAGAATCAGGAGTATCAGAAATTGTCTGCCGAGTATGAACGCACTATGTCCATGAGCAAAAAGGAACGCATGGAAGCTGGTTTGGATGAGTTTCCGCAGGCTCCCGTGCGCAGACGCTTTCTTGTTTCGGACATCACTCCCGAAGGATTGAGCCTGATACATGCTCAGAATCCTAGAGGACTCTGCCTTTGGTCGGACGAGCTATCTGCCTGGTTCAAGAATTTCAACCGTTACAACAACGGTTCGGAAGAACAGTTCTGGCTTTCAGTGTTCAATGCCAAGCCTACGATTTCCGATCGCAAGAGTACGCAAAGTTCCATTTTTATCAGACGTCCCTATATCTCCGTTATCGGTACCATCCAAAAGAAAATTCTAGGCGAACTGGTCAAGGGCGAGCGTTCGAGTAACGGTTTTATTGATCGTATTCTTTTCGTGATGCCTGAATCTGTCTTGAAAAGCAGATGGAACGACCGGGAAACTCCTGAAGAATTGGAAATCCAGTGGCAACAGATTATCGATAAGCTGATCGCACAAGATTGTCCGCATGACGAGAATAATGAGTTGCAGTCTCAATGCCTGCCATTTGATGAAGACGCCAAGCAACGGCTTTACGGTTGGCAGCATGAAAATGCCCGCCAATGTGATATGGAAACCAACGATGCTTTGGTCGGTATTTACTGCAAACTGGAAATCTACATTATCCGGTTTTGTCTGATTATACAGCTTGCCCGATGGACTTGCGGAGAGTGCGATAAGACTACGATTGACCTTGAAAGCGTGAACCGTGCCATCCTGCTGGCCGAGTATTTTCGGACAACAGCCGTAAAAGTGCAGACTGCCGTCAGTCAGGAACAGTTGAGCGAATTGCACCGCAACATATACCTGAATCTGCCTCACAGATTTACAACGGCAGAAGGTATCAGCATTGCTGAAAGTTACGGGATGAAAGAGCATGCTTTCAAGATGTTTCTAAAACGCCATATCGGAACATTATTCAGAAAAGAGAATCATGGAGAATACAGTAAATAAACCTGTTACTATGCACATTTTCGCAACCGAGGGGTTTGTGAAGTTGCGAAAATGTGCATAGTAACATCCAAACAGAAAGAAAAATGAACTACAGATTCACATTAGAACCATACAAAGGTGTCAGCACCCGGCACACATGCCCAAACTGCCACCGTAAAAGTTGTTTCGCCAAATACATCGATACGGAAAAACAAATCTGTTTTCCCGATTATGTAGGGCGATGCAACCATGAACAGAAATGCGGCTACAACTATACGCCCAAAATGTATTTTGACGAGAACCCGATGGCCAAGGAACGATTGAGAGAAGAGTTTGTGCCGATGTCAAAGCCACGCATCAGTCTGCCTCCTGTGCCTTCATTCATTGAGCCGGAAATCATGAGGAAGTCCCTAAAGCTGTATCACACGAACAA from Parabacteroides distasonis ATCC 8503 includes these protein-coding regions:
- a CDS encoding site-specific integrase; translated protein: MTLTCTNVTLRQKPLRNDRISLYLDYYPAIRNPYTMKMSRREFLGIYIYAKPKNEQQRMFNQDMLNKAEAIRCIRVQSLINEEFGFLDKNKQKVDFLAYFRTKAREKYEKWDCVYNHFEKFVGGKCTFGDVTVELCEKFRDYLLKCKQINHPNAYISRNSAAGYYSTFRALLKIAYKEKMLRENLNDFLEKIEWKEVKKEYLTLDEVKKLAATPCKIPVLKQASLFACMTGLRISDILKLDWRDFEVGPDQGYYIRICTEKTETEATLPISQEALELCGEWSTGKVFKGLTRSMTHHPLKQWITEAGIRKHITFHCFRHSYAVIQISLGTDIYTVSKMLTHKNVTTTQIYADLVNSKKRETANKISLK
- a CDS encoding NYN domain-containing protein, translated to MNSKEQKLAVLIDADNVPYANIKGMLEEIAKYGILTIKRIYGDWTKPTVAGWKSILLDYAITPIQQYSYTTGKNATDSAMIIDAMDILHTDKVDGFCIVSSDSDFTRLAVRLRESGKFVLGMGEKKTPNPFIVSCDKFVYIEILGGDIKDTTDNESTIAPKEDIVELLKQSINDLADDNGWAFLANVGSLMLKKKPDFDSRNYGFLKLTALIEKYSDKFEIEKRDTNIPSIKHVYVKNKI
- a CDS encoding helix-turn-helix domain-containing protein; this encodes MANEQITFDKLPQAVGYLTEQMEQIRQMVAALQPQASSDKHRLIEIDEACKITRKAKPTIYTLARKGLIPAYKKGKKLYFYEDELLQWIESGRKQMQAISLQEQAAEIVHGAKRKPKGGYNF
- a CDS encoding DUF3987 domain-containing protein, whose protein sequence is METSKLTAEGIIGEAVRIGAKMSGGKFPIEVFPIRIQRIISSLHDCQGYPVDYVAAAILAAIAVGIGNSHLVQVKRNWLESPILYMALIGRPGANKSHPLSFAFQPFIEHDYCQNQEYQKLSAEYERTMSMSKKERMEAGLDEFPQAPVRRRFLVSDITPEGLSLIHAQNPRGLCLWSDELSAWFKNFNRYNNGSEEQFWLSVFNAKPTISDRKSTQSSIFIRRPYISVIGTIQKKILGELVKGERSSNGFIDRILFVMPESVLKSRWNDRETPEELEIQWQQIIDKLIAQDCPHDENNELQSQCLPFDEDAKQRLYGWQHENARQCDMETNDALVGIYCKLEIYIIRFCLIIQLARWTCGECDKTTIDLESVNRAILLAEYFRTTAVKVQTAVSQEQLSELHRNIYLNLPHRFTTAEGISIAESYGMKEHAFKMFLKRHIGTLFRKENHGEYSK